Genomic segment of Tiliqua scincoides isolate rTilSci1 chromosome 1, rTilSci1.hap2, whole genome shotgun sequence:
atgtggaactccttgctgcagaatgtggtgatgacatctggcctggatgcctttaaaagggggttggacaagtttctggaggaaaaatccattacggtttacaagccatcatgtgtacgtgcaaccccgattttagaaatgggctatgtcagatgcaacaaagggcaccaggatgaggtctcttgttatctggtgtgctccctgggtcatttggtgggccgctgtgagatgcaggatgctggactagatgggcctatggcctgatccagttgggctgttatgttctctggaggcttcagaatggccatttcagctAAAAAGACACAACTTATGGTTTCCcaaggaaactggaaatgacatttttaggccttttaaggcattctgaggtccctgccttaaaaagatattaaaacatCATTTCTTATTCCCGTGGGAAGTTGTGCCTTTTTGGACTGAAATTGGTACTCTGAGGTATTCCAAAGCACTGCCCTGGAGGACTCAGGTTGAACCAGATCCACCTGTAGCTATAGGTGGGGCCTCTGGAAATTTAATTGTTTTGCTTATTCACACTGAGGCAATGCCAAACTACTCACTATGGTGAAAGGATTTCCAAATTTGATTAATAGTTGATAAACTACAGAATGTGAAAGCAAGTTGTTTACTAGGAGGGCTTAAAAAAGTTTAAATTCATCTGATTCCACAAAAAGCTACAGGGTACAgggcaaatgaaaatattttgtcTGGAAAGATTAACAGGAATGGTTTTATGCTTCATTTGTGCTAAGGCCCAAGTCTAACTACTGAAAATGAAGACAAGGAAGTTTACACATCTTATTTCTCTAGTATTAAAAGCAAGTTGCTTATTTAACCAAGtagcttccttccttcattttacATGCAAAGATTAAGGTTCCTACAGGAAAAAATGGCATGCATAATAGATAGCCCAGTAGCATGTAGTGGAAAGATTTGCTATTCCATAGTGACAGAGTTCCTACAGGCAGTTATCCCTTTGCCCGTTCAGGcaagaatttaaatgtttcagGAAGTATAGATCTTAGGCTTTTCATACACACATCCATAGTTTACCCAGTGAAGCTCAAGACATCCCCCACATTTCACTATTTCTAAGCAGCCTACCTATAGTTGCTAGATATACAAGCAGAGGTCTTGGAAAAGTATTTACTAAgtaattgtgttcagtaagacttaggattACAGTCaatcttactcatcagaaacaaacacctctgacACTCGTGGGCCAAACAGACAGCAGAAAATTGTAGCATATGCTTTCAGACCATCTTCTAGGTTAGTGTCAAAGTGCTTGATGCAATTTTCAATATACCAAATACTGCAAGGTACTGAGCCAgggtggagaaaaaaaacactctgCTCTTCTTCACAGCAGAACCTTCTGTGCAATGAGAGCATTTTGCTTCTGCCATTTTCTGACactgactttcaacctttttttgtctcactgacaaggctctaaaattgtcaacaCATCATTGTCAGTTTGTGGGGGGTTCACAtgcccaatggctctactaataaatgaccctcccctgaactcacagcacacctgttgaaaatggctgccctaacagGATGGCAGAATGCACTGCAACGTGGGGATTGGGTATTCAAGTGGAAGGTGCCAGTAAAAAAGCTCCTAGAAAGGATTTGAATGTTTAAAGAGTTTtaggtttagagcaggggtgtccaaagtttttggcaggagggccacatcatctctctgacactgtgtcgggggccagggaaataaagaattaatttacattgaaaatttgaataaatttacataagtttacataaatgaatatattaaagatgaacttatatgaatgtatgaaggtcttgcaatagctcaatgcctataagaggccttgcaaaaagcaaggctggccttttcttaactgccgctgctgcatcacagatgtgaaagagcaagcagtggagggagctctcatcccacagctcacacgagaggtcaaacagtcgccctcacgctgagagaagttgcgttgggccagtgtaggcttcaacaaatctccagagggccagacgctcattggagactgggggctccctgagggccgcattgagaggcctagagggttgcaagtggcccccgggccagggtttgggcacccctggtttagagcaaccTTTTAAGAGTGTCAGCTGCATCCACAATGTAGGGGATAATTCAACAAATCCATTTAAGtgaaaaatgcacacacaaaagaAAGCTTCTGTCTGTGTGAGTATGGGACATCTTCAGGAAATTTAGGCATCCATGGCACTTTCCATACATGGCTAGCCATTCTCAAGATTCTAATCTCTAAAAGcctgaataaaaaggaacaaaagtccAAATTTATATAAAACATCTGTTCTTTGTAAGTGGCAGATGACACATCTACCAAATCTTATCccttttgaaaaagaaatgatAGCACCATACAATTACTTTACTTTGATCACACAAAAGAAAAACCAAGTGGGGTGGTTGAGGACAACATGTTTTGTAGATTAGGAAGTATAACCCATCCTGCTGTTGGCATGAATGTGAATACTGATTGAAATTGCAGCAGCCATGGATCCTACCACAGAAGCATATATCGCTACCTATTAATCTTGAAACTGTTCTGTGTAATGATGCTGCAGATACCGCAGTTTGTCATACCTCTGGGAGCAGCCAAAACAATACATAAGCAGGTTCTAATGAAGCCTTTGAAACTTCAGTTTTTTTAGAAAAGCAACATTTTTGGTCCATATTTCTGTAACAGGAGGTTCAGTGAGTCACCTACAAAATACTGTCATCAGCTTCTGGTCTGTTACATAAGTATACCTCTACAGCAGTCTGCGTTTTAATCAATTACAATTGAGGGAAAACCTAAACCTATTTCACATCAATAACTTTTCTCCCTGAGCTAAACATTATTAGTAAGTAGACATTCTCACTTAATATGGTCATAACTATTTTATTCAGATAGTGGCAAAAATGCCACctgcatattaaaaacaaacaggttAGAAGTAAATGTTTTATTCTTTCAACTAAATTCCAGTACTACAAGGGCAGTAAAACAATGATACACTGAAAAATTGCAGCAATAAACATTTGTTAAAGACTGATAGAATAAATAAAAactacaaaaatgagaaattatATAAACCCATTCTTAACCCCCCAAAAAGTCATGGAATACAGAAATGCCCTCCTTCACTATTTCACAGGAAGTACTGTGGGCTATTTTGCTTAAAGTTGTCCAGGGATTACATTCTAATTTAACTGTGATTACAGCTTTGCAGTGCACAGTTATGAAAACCACACTAACTTCAGTCAGAAGTGTCATTCTACACTTTTATTTACACAACCAGTGAAGGGCAGAGTTCTAGTACACCAGCTTTAATCCTTTTACTTTTCAAACTTATTAACATAAGCCAAATTGTAATGATACAGCAAATGAGACCACTGGTATTAACAGGTAGCAAAGGTCCACATCCAGGTGGTACTGACATCAGGGAGCACTCCAAAACCAGTTGCTGCATAAGAGTGGTTGCCACTGACAAAAGCTTGAAATAACCAGTGtatacagggagggagggagggggaattatGGCATTGTTGCAAGTCTTTAAAGGACAGCTTGCAACAATAGTACAGGGTTTCAGGGCTGCCCACATATGCAGAAAACATGATTCATGAAAcatctgaaaaaagaaagaaagcagcacATTAGGGCTTACAGATGACAATGTAACACAAGTTTTCAAAACTATTACTAAACTGAAACTTTTCTAAGCATACAGAAAGTCAATTCAAAATTATCACCTGCCTCATGTTATCACATAACAATGTTCCTAGAAACGTCATCACACAAAACAGTGAGATACTGACTGACAGCCATCAAATGCAAACTCAAATACTTACAACTTGCAGGCTGTTCTCCATATCGTCGCATGATCTGGTCATGCGTGAACTTCACAAAAGCGTCATACTGTTCTGTAATCAAGGAATAGTCAACGATGAGTAACTATACACAACCATCAAATATTTCAACTACACCATAAAGAAAGGGTCTGATTTTTCCTAGGTATACTTGCCCATGCTTATGCTCCTATGCTACTTCCTCACCACCTAATCCCTCAATCACCCTGCCCTCTGCAGCAAGATTTAGTTGGCATTCCGTTTTCTCAGCTGAAAATTCTTATCAATTAGGTTAACAGAATGCCCCAGTCATCAAGAAATCATCATCGCCCCAGGTATCGCCATAGAGGAATCTGCAAGAAGTACATACCCTTTAAATGTTCATTTACTGCAAACTAACATTCCCATATAGCTAAGCAAAACAATACACTTTTCAAACAAACCCAGTTTCATTTTTACTGAATGATCAAGTTACAGGAATAGAAAAATAAGGTTTGCTGTTAGTGATCAGGGCTGACAGTACTCGCTAGATTACCATCAAGTCAATAGAATATAAAAACCTGCCTATTGCATCTTCATTAAAATACGTCTTTGTTTAAATATAGCGCTATGACCCCATGCAGCCTGCCTAGTCAAGTGATATGTTACCAGGCTAGATGGCATTCCCATTTAGCCAACAGATAATCAAGTCTTAAAGTCAGCCATTTGCCCAAACTGTTCACTGAAGCAGAAAGGCCCTAAAACAGAGTCTATGGGTAAAATGTCATAGGTACAAGTTGATTGGAGGCAACAAATAGTTCTACTGATGGAAACACTGATATGGTCAAGCAAACACTTTTGTGCAGAATTAAGGAGAAGGACAAAAACATGGCTAACATATTTTACGGAGGTAGTACTTGGTGCATATATGTCACTGTAAGTTTACAGGTCAAgaatctgccttcctgcctgcataACGTAGCCAattcatgagaacataagaacagccccactggatcaggccataggcccatctagtccagcttcctgtatctcacagtgacccaccaaatgccccagggagcacaccaggtaacaaagagacctcatcctggtgccctcacttgcatctggccttctgacatagcccatagaaCAAAGATAAGTTGCCATTATTGCCCACGAGACAGATCTTATTCTCAAGAGTTTGCTACCACCTAGAATGGCATCACTGTAATTTCACACCTGCAAGTTTTGTGGTCAAGATTTCTTCATACTCTTCACGGATTTTCTCTTCACATTCTTTAAGCAAGCGTTCACAGATCATTCCAACTTGTCTGAGAGTAAAGAGAGGTTGTTCTTTTTTCAGTGGCGATGATGCTGCAGAGGAAGTACCTATGAATATTTAAGTATATCAATGATTAATTTCTCAAATTATACTGTAGATCAATGTATAAAATATCCTAACTGACATTTTGAGAAACATATTAGGCTTAATCTGCAAAATCCTCATTCCAAACTAGAGAAAGGTAGATGCATCCAAGTCCTACTGATGTCCACAGACTTCCATGTGACTGTTTTTCTCTGGGCAAGGGTCTTTCCAACTGAGTGCCTGTCCATTTATTAAAATCAGTATTCACCCCATCATTTTCTATTAAATGATTTTATGTAGAAGCTGCTCTTGGAGCTGATGGGTGGGGCTACAAATATTTTAGTCAAAAAAATTCACCTGGCAAAGCTGGTCCAGTAAGGAGAAATGCTTGTGACTGTGCATCAGTAGAACAACAAGGATCTGTTTGCTGAAAGTTTTCTAAGTGTCTCCTCTTCTGCATGCGTTTGTACTCCTGTTTTATATTGTACAAGATTTGttctagaaaaagaaaaatacattaaCTTTGCTTCTGCAATCAGCTGCCTGGGCAGATTTCAAATCCAAGATGGTAGAATTTAACAAACTGAAGTGCATGCAAGTTTTAATACAGTGAACAAAGTAGATCTTCAATTGCTTTTCCTAACTTAAGTAGAAAAACGTTAGCCAATTACACTAAGAGCATTAGCAGTTTATAACATTCCACTGATTCACATAAAATgaaattttgtttttaagatcctAACATTCTACAGCTGCCACACTAATCAAATTCCCAGCACACAGAAAAAGGATTAGGAAGATTTGTGCCCACTGCCTCTCTCCTGCATCATCTCCCAGCACCATTACCTTCTTCTATAAAACAGGAAGTAATGGAATCACACATGCCCTCCCCATTCAAAGTTAGGGCCAGACTACAAGTTAGAAAGAACAtgaagattttcttttttctttttaactagcATGATGTTGGAGGAAGCCACCTAGCCatggtggaggaaggggacattagGAAATGTGGCAGGGCTTCAAACTAAAGGTGTAAACTCCATGCAGTATGGCTCTGCAGTGTtctgcacccccctcccacaagTTAAACAGGGAAAGTATCAAGAGCCAAACATGGATCTTCTTCATAACCGAGTGTATTTGCATGACAGTCTGGATTATACCTGAAATTCAGATAGAGCACAACTCCATCACTGGAGGCTCTTTCTGCTTGTGGAGGAAACACCACCCACACAAGAGTCTCCCATGAGCACAAGGAGTCCTTGCAGGAGTACAATGCTCCTTCCATAAGCAGAAGAAGCTACAGTGACCAAACTCAAATACAATTCTGTGCATTTTGCACTTTCTTCAAATACACCTTTGTGAAAATCACTGTTGTGTACTGCATGCATGCTAGTATAAaaaggcttagggtgcaatcctaaccccttatgccagtgctttccagcggtgCAAAtcacctgcagttgggtgtcactcactgagtcctcttcaaagtaaaggaatgtttcttcccttacctcagaactacattgcccttatgtcagtgctggaaagcactaacataaggggttaggattgcacccttagttaactAACCTACAGACATATCTATATAACTGACTTAACCAGATATCGTCTGACCCTTTCAGTCTCCACCTTTACCCTGTCATAGATCTAATGGCAATTCTCAAAACTGTTCTCTATTGGGATACTTATCTGCAAAACCTAGTACCTGTGGACATTCTCtgtttgccctctccctgccctgctttAGAAAAAAAGCAGACTGCTAGCTTTGCAACATTTGTCCCACAGTGAGACTACAGTAAAGCTGTATggggtttggggggagagagagaaagcaacacaGCATGGGCTCCACTTCATGAAGGTTATATGTTACTGCTGACAGTCTTACCAGCCTATGCGTCTATTGTAAGCACACTTTTCACAGCAGACTTAGCAATACATCTCCCAAATCTACCAACAAGTGGTCAACTTTTATTGTATTTATGTATTATTTTTATCTCTATTTCGCATTTACTGTTTTGTAATTCTTTTttggggaagaaaggcagggtagaaactATTTAAACAAACCTAACAGGGCAGGAAGCAAGAGAAGCaacttccccttccctccctaatTTCTCCAATTCTCTCTTGCTGCCTCTCAGGCTAGGGACTCAAATATGCTAACCCAGCACACAAGGTCATGCATAATGAAAAAGCCTTCTTTGTGCCACCCTCTACCGAAGACACGTTGGTGAAACTCTCTTCTCAAATATAAGTatataccctgctaactgggcaaagaagcacttttacAAGTGATGCTCTTCTTGTATTTGACAAGGGGAGAGTAACATCACCCCAGGACAGTGTCTTTGCTGGCATTGTTTCTCACCTTtctggattgtgagcccttttgggacaagatGCCATTTATTATGccattttgtctgtaaaccactatgtggacctttttgttgaaaagtggtatataaatatttttaaaaccacCATAGGCCACCTAGATTCTCTGCATGCCAGGCATGGGAGAACTTTCACTGCACTTTACTAAAACAGGTGATGCACCAACCCACAACTGTGGTTGCATCCACAAAGCAGCCCCTTGTCTCCCAGTGTTTCTTATGTCTCCCAGTGTTGACATATTGGCTCAATCCAGCCAATACTCTGAACCAAGGAGATCTCCTTTGGAGGCTTGGAGTATTGGTCAAGAGCACTTGTTCAATGGCAGACTAGCTTCTGCACTGCAAGAGGCTTGTTTCTAGGTTGACCTAGAAACCTCTAAGCTTTTGGCTTAGAATACAGAAAACTGCCTCAAACCTCACCCTGTTACCACAACCTGAATCTgtctcctttctttcttccttcccctcttttCTCCCTGTTCACTCTTTTACTGTACACCAAAAACCTCCACTTCCTTCTCCCCAGGTTCTTCTGGGAAACCAATCTAATCTCCCTATATCCCTTATCTACCATAAGTTCCCTTTTTTTACTcagccccttcttccaaggagctttcTTCATTGTGCCCGACTGCTAGCCATAGCTTTCTATCTAATTTCAGTTTGAATTCCCTTTTTGAATTCTGAACACTAAATTGCTTGCACTTTCACCCTtgtctcagttttgctttcccagTCAAATTATACAGCTGCACCATTGGCTGCCACACAACATCCCTTCACATCCCTGTTTTCTCCCCCCCATATGCGCACATtatctgtgttttaaaaaacactgcCAACATTAGGTACACTCTTTTACCTTGCATTAAAAATGTGCAGGTACTGattgtgtaaaccaggggtgctcaataggtggatcgtgatctaccagtagatcgcgaggcaaaatgagtagatcgcggagccctgtctctccaaactgttaatatgtcagtttcgtctagtgactagacgaaactgacatatttagctgacactaaactgacactgaaactgacactttagctgctcttcaggcatgccacaacaaaactgacaaaacctactagactctagtcagtttcatcagtttcatggtgctgcatgcctgaagagcaggagctaaagtggggggcggcgggagggggagctgggctgcactggactgaggcacttCCTGGGGCTCCATAGCAGAAGGGGagaggggcgggagttcgagatggagttgctctgatggcggttgccgcgggaggccccgagtgaccctccgcttcccttccagtcaggtccggcccaacccagcccagccatgcccgacccagccgcccctgtaggagcccagaggtaagtgctgcggccgctgcggctctcggtcggggctgacaggtgagacgacccccctggccccccccgccgctgcaggaggagggctggtgggagcagtgtctcccctgcctgccacctgcacgcacagcccctctccatggaaacggggaagcctcccaacccttccgaggaggacctgcaacgcctccctctccctgctggtctcggggcgcagccacaaagagtttggggggcggggagtggggagctcctccccccgtagtgcagcaaggctgggcatgtgcctcttagGGGgatctgtggctgcccccagtatgtggggtggggagagaggagaggcctcccgtgtgcttcctgaagcatctggtgggccactgtggggcacaggaagctggacttggtgggcctcctctgacctggtccagcaggggctccatacatcaaagggggtgtctgtcagacgtttccttccccctggtagatctccgggccttgctgggtttcaaagcagctctcgagccaaaaaagtgtgagcacccctggtgtaaacatTCAGTGTCAGGTTCATAATTTAAGCACTTATAACtaagtcatttgatttttctctgtaaaccactttgtgaacttttttgttgaaaagtggtatataagtactgcTATTATCATCTCAATCATCATTATTACTATTATCAATATTAACTCTGAAATAGATAACAGCACTTTGGAAGGCTGAAAAATGTAAGCTTCTAGTCTAGAAAAaagttctctctctttcattcacaTGTTTGAATTCAGATCCCAAATAGGTTAAATCTACATATAACCTCTTTTATTCCTATATGCTAGTTCAGACCTGCCACTTATGTATTCaacattttttctgttttttaaacaatACATTATTCTTGAAAGTTGCCAAACCACAGAAATCTACAAAGGAAGATAGCCCCATAACCATGCACCCTCACTATCTGAATAGTGCACACAATTAACAGGCTATCAAAGATATCAAAGCAGGTAGTCTAAGGGCAGAGTTAACTTCAGATGCCTTGCATCATGCTCTGAAAGCAAAAGACAAATAAAACTATGGGTCACTAGCATGCTAGTTCCAGCAATCCAGTCCTCTAACTAATGGTGTGCATTTATGGCTTCAGTACACATCCTCATTCCATcgtaaatattaataatatttaatattattaataataataattaataatattctACCAGGGCATTGTATTTAAACGTATTTGGCATGAAAATTAGATGGACTGTAAGGATACCTTGTTAGGTATTACTGTTAGCAATTCAATTTAAAAACTAGAAGCTGATTTTACTTTtccaaaaatcaaatttaatctcCCTTTACCTATCTCACTAATATTATTACTACTATGTGCCTCAGCAGGTACTTTGTACTTTCTGTTATACTGCACATCTAAGTTTAAATTCAATGACATGGCAAAATTCCTGGCAGCAGGCCAAAAAGCACATTATTCACATTTGTCAAATGCTAACATGTTTCAATTTTATACTTCGCCAATGACAACTTTTATTGGACCAAGAAAACTTTTCTTGAGACTAGTTAGTGGTAGCTGCCAGCACAGAACTAGACAGGGAATTCCTATCCCTATGTAACCACGGGaagggggagcagtggaggcaggagtGCCTCAGTCGCTATGCAGAAGTGCATGTTTGCCAACTGTGAAGTCAACTTACAGATACAAATAGCAGAGTCAGCAACATGCCCATAGTAAAAATGTTGACGTCTGTAGCTCAGTAGAGAAAACCAAGATGAGCTGACAACAATGCTGGGGGTCCTAATCAGGAATAGAGTCCTGCCTGGGTACACTAGGCTTCACAGAGCCCAGCAATAAGTGACATCTCAGTCAGTAAAAAAAATAGTACCTGCTCTATTCAGCCAATAGGAGGGTTGGGTGAACCTTGATAGGGTTGCAAAATCTTACTAGTGTGACTGAGAAGCAAGTTTACCCAAAAGCAACGGAAACAAGACAAACCCACTAAACCGGAGGGGGGGAACGGGCCACAGAAATTCAACCAGATGTCTAATTCTTTCAGGTCATGTCTTCCCCTGCTCATAAGAGCACACTATGATTCCTACTGCAAGTTGAGAATCAAGAAACTGCACAATTGAAGCAATTTGCTGGAACTTGGGCAGGATTCAGGTACAGAAACTTTCTGCAGGCCTGGACACCCTGGCCAATTAATTATTGAGAGAGTGTTCTTATCAAGCATAGAATGTTTCATGGTCTGCTAAGTGGAAAAAAGcatgctctctcacacacacatatacacacagtcAAGCTAAACCAAGaatgtcaagctcatttcatacagtgggctgaatagcattaatgatgcctgctaagggacAGAAGCGATGTCAtccagcaggaagtgacatcattagacTGGGATGACCTCATTTAAGAACCCATttgctgcaagtgacagaaaatatgcaaatcttgatcatattttcaagatatgggagagcccaattatcatgcagcctgccctttcaccagtgacacctcagcatagctCAGCAATGACAGCAGTTGTTGTTGGTGCTAGAACAACCCGAGGACCAGATAATTTCTGTGGGTCACATCCAGCCTGTatgctttatgtttgacacctctgagctAAACCACAACGCAATGGTTATGTAAGGATGGAAATCCCCTTTCTCTCTAGTTCTGTTGCATTTTAAGCACCAGGCAAGCAAGCTATCTCCCTACATGCACCCTGAAGGGAACTCCCAAAACTACTATGAGCAATGGAATGCATCAGCTGGTCTAGCAGTATCTATTGTACACAGTTCAAGGGTCTTGCCTTATATGAGTTCTCAATGCAAAAAAGTCCCCCGTTCCCCCCAACTATAGCACTTCAGGACACCAACAATAAACAGAAAGGACTGATGTAGCTGTGGCAGCAAAGTACATTAATAAATACAAAGTGGGCTGAATTTATTattaattagctgcaaataataCCACTTTTCTGCTTTACCTATTTTTGAAAACTGTACACTATTTTAacattatatgaatgaatgataatTCCCCACCAATGACCATGACCAAGTCTGGTAATTCTGTTGACTGTCAAACAACATGGTGGTGCCTACTTCTGGTCAGCAGCCCATGTCAAGAGCAGCTAGTTAAATAACCACAGATTTACATGGTGCAGATTGAAGCACCCTGCCTCGCCCACCACCTCCCAATGGTTATTAGGATGGGGTAGGACTACTCTTCCCACCATTAACTGCCCTGCAATGACCCCTGGGAGCTATGGGATAAGaacaggtcctcagtttggctgtacttgttgtaagaggtgactaaacagccaccaggtagatgggggaaggcagctcatctgagagaaggaaagctctgatcccagacctctctactgccttgtgactacatccaattatggaaaaggctt
This window contains:
- the AKIRIN2 gene encoding akirin-2 isoform X1; the protein is MACGATLKRTLDFDPLLSPASPKRRRCAPLSASAAAASSSAAASSFASSPQKYLRMEPSPFGEASTRLTTEQILYNIKQEYKRMQKRRHLENFQQTDPCCSTDAQSQAFLLTGPALPGTSSAASSPLKKEQPLFTLRQVGMICERLLKECEEKIREEYEEILTTKLAEQYDAFVKFTHDQIMRRYGEQPASYVS
- the AKIRIN2 gene encoding akirin-2 isoform X2 — translated: MACGATLKRTLDFDPLLSPASPKRRRCAPLSASSPQKYLRMEPSPFGEASTRLTTEQILYNIKQEYKRMQKRRHLENFQQTDPCCSTDAQSQAFLLTGPALPGTSSAASSPLKKEQPLFTLRQVGMICERLLKECEEKIREEYEEILTTKLAEQYDAFVKFTHDQIMRRYGEQPASYVS